The genomic DNA GGAGGCGGGAGCCGCCCTCGCCCCGCTCGACTCCCCCACCCGCGACCGCAGGCGGCCGGAGCAGGCCGGATGAGCTAGGCGGACAGCCGCTTCAGCCGGGCCACGGCCTCGTCGATGACCTCGTCCTTCTTGCAGAACGCGAACCTGACGAAGTGGCTGCCCCGCTCGGCGTGGCTGTAGAACACCTGCGTCGGGATGGCCACCACCCCCGCCAGCTCCGGCAGCCGGCGGGTCAGCTCCAGCCCGTCGGTGAAGCCGAGCGGCCGGATGTCGGTCTGCACGAAGTAGGTGCCGGCCGGCCGCAGGACGTCGAACCCGGCCGCCGCCAGCCCCTCCATCAGCCGGTCACGCTTGTCCTGCAGCTCCGCCCGCAGCCGGGCGACCCAGCCCAGCTCGTGGCGCAGGCCGTGGGCGACGGCGAGCTGCCAGGGCGCGCCCGAGGTGAACGTCGTGAACTGCTTGACCGTGGCCACCGCGCCGACCAGCTCCGCAGGCGCGCACACCCAGCCGGTCTTCCAGCCGGTGACGGAGAACGTCTTGCCCGCCGAGGAGATCCCGACCGTGCGCTCGCGCATGCCGGGCAGCGTGGCCAGCGGGACGTGCTCCGTCCCGTCGAACGTCAGGTGCTCGTACACCTCGTCGGTGATCGCGATCAGCTCGCGCTCGCGGCACAGCTCCGCGATGACCCCCAGCTCCTCGCGGGTGAAGACCGTGCCCGTCGGGTTGTGCGGCGAGTTGACCAGGATCGCCCGGGTCCGCGGCGTCACAGCCGCCCGCAGCTCGTCCGGGTCGAACGTGAACCGCCCCGCCACCGGCCGCAACGTCACCGCCACCAGCTTGGCCTGGGCCAGCGCGATCGAGGCGGCGTAGGAGTCGTAGTACGGCTCGAACGCGATCACCTCGTCACCCGGCTCGCACAGCGCCAGCACACTGGTCGCGATCGCCTCGGTGGCGCCCACCGTCACCAGGACCTCGCCGTCGGGCGCGTAGTCGAGCCCGTAGTGGGCCCGGCGGTGCTCGGAGACGGCCTGGCGCAGCTCCGGGACGCCGGGGCCCGGCGGATACTGGTTGGCGCCCGCCCGGATGGCCCGCACCGCCTCGTCGAGCATCGCCCGCGGCCCGTCGGTGTCGGGGAAGCCCTGGCCGAGATTGATGGCACCGGTGCGGACGGCCAGCGCGCTCATCTCCGCGAAGATCGTGGTGCCGAACACGCGCATGCGCGCCACAAGTGCATCGTTCACGAGCCCCAGACTATTAGGCTCGTCCCCTGTTGACCCGGCCGCCCGCCGGGGACGTTTCGCCGTAGGGTGGTTCGCCTGGTGGCCCAGACACGCATTCACGAACTGGACGCCCTCCGCGGTTTCGCGGTGGGCGGCATCATGCTGGTCAACACCTGGCAGCACGCGGTGAACGGAGTGCCGGCCGACGCGCGCAACAGCCTCGACTGGACGATGCAGGCGGTGTTCCAGGGCCGGTTCTACCCGATCTTCTCGCTGCTCTTCGGGATCAGCTTCGTGCTGTTCCTGGACCGGGCGGGCCGGTGGCGCCTGCTCCCACGGCTGTTCTGGCTGTTCTGGATCGGCATCGTGCAGCACTCCTTCTACGAGGGCGAGGTGCTGACCGACTACGCCTTCTACGGTCTGCTGGTGCTGCTGCCCGCCTCGTTCCTGTCGAGCGGGCCACCCGTCCTGCTCCTGGGGCTGGCGGTGCTCGGCTGGGCACTGGGACAGGCGAACTCCGCGCTGCTCATCATTCCCGGCCTGTTCCTGATCGGCATGGCCCTGATGCAGATGCGGCCGTCCCCGCGGCTGCTGTGGCCGGGCTTCGCCGTGAGCGCGGTGGCCACCGCGGTGCTCACCGCCGCCTGGGAGATGACGGACGCCGGCCTCCTCTACCGCCTCGCCGCGCTCACCGGAGCCGCCGCGCTCACCACCGGGATGCTGCTCCTGCTGCGCTCCCGCTGGTCACGGCCGATCTCGGCGGTGCTGGAGCCGCTCGGCAAGATGGCGCTGACCAACTACGTCACCGGCACGGTCGTCATCACCCTCACCGGGGCGCTCCTGCACGCCGACCCCACCCGCCTTTCCGCCCTCGCCATCGCGGCCGTCACCCTGGCGGCGCAGGCCGAGGCCGGCCGGTGGTGGCTGGCCCGATACCGGTACGGCCCGCTGGAGTGGGTCTGGCGGTGCCTGACCTGGTTCAGGCCGGTGCCCAACCGGCTAGAGTCGGGCCGTGACCACCATCGCCCTCTGCCAGATCGCGGTCTCTCCTGACCCGGCGGCCAACCTCCAGCGGGTCCGCGAGGCGCTCGCCAAGGCCGCGGACGCCGACCTGGCGATCTTCCCCGAGGCGACGCTCACCCGCTACGGCCGCCGCATCGCCGACCTGGCCGAGCCGCTGGACGGGCCGTTCCTGTCCGGCGTGGCCGAGGCCGCCCGCGAGCACGGCACGGCGGTGATCGCCGGAGTGTTCGAGCCCGGTGACCGGCCCGGCCGCGTGCACAACACCGCCGTGGCCCTCGACGCCTCCGGCGAGCTGCGGGCGGCGTACCACAAGATCCACCTGTTCGACTCGTTCGGCGCGAAGGAGTCGGAGCTCGTCGCGCCCGGCTCCGAGCCCGTCGTGGTGGAGCTGGCCGGGCTGCGCGTCGGCCTGGTGACCTGCTACGACGTCCGCTTCCCCGAGCTGACCCGGGCCCTGGTCGACCAGGGGGCCGAGCTGTTCGCGGTGATCGCCGCATGGGGCTCCGGGCCGCTCAAGGAGGACCACTGGGTCACCCTGGTGCGGGCCCGCGCGCTGGAGAACACCATGTGGACCGCCGCCGTCGGCCAGGCGCCCAACCCGGCCGAGTCCTCCGACGGGTTCGGCGTCGGCCGCAGCATGCTGGTCGACCCCCTCGGCGTGGTCCGCGCCGACCTCGGCACCGCCCCGGGCGTGCAGGTCGTCGAGCTCGACCCCGAGGCGACAGCCGCGGCCCGGGCCACCCTGCCCTGCCTCGAACATCGCGTACTCGGGGTCAACAGATCTTGACGTCTCCCCGCCATGGGGGTGCTCTTCGTGGCCGGATGCCGGCGGACCGCGGACCGGCGGACCACCCCCTGGCCGCAGCCACCCGCGTCCTGACGGCCCGGGCGTTCTCCGGACCTTCGGTAAAGTGGGAGCCGTGAGCAGAACGCAGATGCAGAAAGTGGTCCCGCCGCGTCTGCTCGTGCCCTATCTCTCGGGCAAACGCACGGTCATCTCCGGTTACGTCTACCGGGTGCAGGACTGCGAGCGTCTGACCACACCCCGCGACCTCTACTTCGGGCTCGACCTGTCGTTCGACGGCTCGGAGCTGACGGCCGACGTGCCGGAGCTCTACGTCATGCGCTGGCACGCCCGCGACGTCGACACCTACGTGGTGCCGTACGGGCCGCACATGGGCGGCGACTGGAGCGACGTGGCGCCGTTCGCCGGCAACGGGTTCACCAGCTCCGCCCAGCACGCGGTGCCGCAGTTCCACACCGTCCCCACGCCCATCCCCGCGGGAGCCGAGATCGTGCACGTCACCGACGCGGGCGAACGACCGTTCGCCGCCTACGACGGGCTCACCTGGCGGCAGGCCGCATGAGCACCGACCTCACCCCCGTGGCCTCCGGCTTCGTCGCCCGCTTCGGCGAACGCACCCTGCCCGCCGCCCTCGGCCCCGACGGCGACCAGGTGGTGCTGTTCAGCGAGGAGGAGCTCGACGGGTTCGAGCAGGCGTCCGGCTACTGGCGGCGCACGGTGCGCCGCGCCGAGCTGGAGTCGCTGGTGCTGGTCCGCACCGTCGGCGCGTTCGGCGGCGAGCCGTGCGTCGTGCTCGACGAGGACGAGGACGGCCTGCACATCGCCTAT from Nonomuraea muscovyensis includes the following:
- a CDS encoding DUF418 domain-containing protein, encoding MAQTRIHELDALRGFAVGGIMLVNTWQHAVNGVPADARNSLDWTMQAVFQGRFYPIFSLLFGISFVLFLDRAGRWRLLPRLFWLFWIGIVQHSFYEGEVLTDYAFYGLLVLLPASFLSSGPPVLLLGLAVLGWALGQANSALLIIPGLFLIGMALMQMRPSPRLLWPGFAVSAVATAVLTAAWEMTDAGLLYRLAALTGAAALTTGMLLLLRSRWSRPISAVLEPLGKMALTNYVTGTVVITLTGALLHADPTRLSALAIAAVTLAAQAEAGRWWLARYRYGPLEWVWRCLTWFRPVPNRLESGRDHHRPLPDRGLS
- a CDS encoding carbon-nitrogen hydrolase family protein encodes the protein MTTIALCQIAVSPDPAANLQRVREALAKAADADLAIFPEATLTRYGRRIADLAEPLDGPFLSGVAEAAREHGTAVIAGVFEPGDRPGRVHNTAVALDASGELRAAYHKIHLFDSFGAKESELVAPGSEPVVVELAGLRVGLVTCYDVRFPELTRALVDQGAELFAVIAAWGSGPLKEDHWVTLVRARALENTMWTAAVGQAPNPAESSDGFGVGRSMLVDPLGVVRADLGTAPGVQVVELDPEATAAARATLPCLEHRVLGVNRS
- a CDS encoding pyridoxal phosphate-dependent aminotransferase, with product MNDALVARMRVFGTTIFAEMSALAVRTGAINLGQGFPDTDGPRAMLDEAVRAIRAGANQYPPGPGVPELRQAVSEHRRAHYGLDYAPDGEVLVTVGATEAIATSVLALCEPGDEVIAFEPYYDSYAASIALAQAKLVAVTLRPVAGRFTFDPDELRAAVTPRTRAILVNSPHNPTGTVFTREELGVIAELCRERELIAITDEVYEHLTFDGTEHVPLATLPGMRERTVGISSAGKTFSVTGWKTGWVCAPAELVGAVATVKQFTTFTSGAPWQLAVAHGLRHELGWVARLRAELQDKRDRLMEGLAAAGFDVLRPAGTYFVQTDIRPLGFTDGLELTRRLPELAGVVAIPTQVFYSHAERGSHFVRFAFCKKDEVIDEAVARLKRLSA